In Streptomyces sp. NBC_00704, a genomic segment contains:
- a CDS encoding aspartate-semialdehyde dehydrogenase, producing MSATRRPTLAVVGATGAVGTVMLRILSQRADVWGEIRLVASPRSAGRKLAVRGEEVEVLALSEEVFDGVDVAMFDVPDDVAAHWAPLAAARGVVVVDNSGAFRMDPDVPLVVPEVNGHTVRNRPRGIVANPNCTTLSMIVALGALHAEYGLRELVVSSYQAVSGAGRAGVETLRQQIALVAGTELGTHPGDVRRAVGDNTGPFPEPVALNVVPWAGSLREDGWSSEEMKVRDESRKILGLPKLPVAVTCVRVPVVTTHSLTVHARFQDEVTVDGAREIIATAPGVVLFDNPAAGEFPTPADVVGTDPTWVGRVRRALDDPTALELFVCGDNLRKGAALNTAQIAELLAAELSGRK from the coding sequence ATCTCGGCAACGCGCCGCCCGACGCTCGCGGTCGTGGGGGCGACCGGGGCCGTCGGCACGGTCATGCTGCGGATCCTGTCCCAGCGGGCCGACGTCTGGGGCGAGATCAGACTCGTCGCCTCGCCGCGCTCGGCCGGCCGCAAGCTGGCCGTGCGCGGCGAGGAGGTCGAGGTGCTGGCCCTGTCGGAGGAGGTCTTCGACGGGGTCGACGTCGCCATGTTCGACGTGCCGGACGACGTCGCCGCGCACTGGGCGCCGCTCGCCGCCGCCCGGGGCGTGGTCGTGGTGGACAACTCCGGCGCCTTCCGGATGGACCCGGACGTGCCGCTGGTGGTCCCGGAGGTCAACGGGCACACGGTGCGCAACAGGCCGCGCGGGATCGTCGCCAACCCGAACTGCACGACGCTGTCGATGATCGTCGCCCTGGGCGCGCTGCACGCCGAGTACGGGCTGCGCGAGCTGGTGGTGTCCTCGTACCAGGCGGTGAGCGGGGCCGGGCGGGCCGGGGTGGAGACGCTGCGGCAGCAGATCGCGCTGGTGGCCGGCACCGAGCTGGGCACGCACCCGGGCGACGTGCGGCGGGCCGTCGGCGACAACACGGGCCCGTTCCCGGAGCCGGTCGCGCTGAACGTCGTCCCGTGGGCGGGCTCGCTGCGCGAGGACGGCTGGTCCTCGGAGGAGATGAAGGTGCGGGACGAGTCCCGCAAGATCCTCGGGCTGCCGAAGCTGCCGGTGGCGGTGACCTGCGTGCGCGTTCCCGTCGTCACCACGCACTCGCTCACCGTCCACGCCCGTTTCCAGGACGAGGTCACCGTCGACGGGGCCCGCGAGATCATCGCGACGGCTCCCGGCGTCGTCCTCTTCGACAACCCGGCGGCGGGGGAGTTCCCCACGCCCGCCGACGTGGTCGGCACCGACCCGACCTGGGTGGGCCGGGTGCGCCGGGCGCTGGACGACCCGACGGCGCTGGAGCTGTTCGTGTGCGGGGACAACCTGCGCAAGGGGGCCGCGCTGAACACCGCCCAGATCGCGGAGCTGCTGGCCGCCGAGCTGTCCGGACGGAAATGA
- a CDS encoding SigE family RNA polymerase sigma factor, with amino-acid sequence MAEVLELPVAPLGAALRPRGAVRTRTAGAPGGMPVIAPMPAARPARVPGQRDGATAPDGAATAATTETADDTVAAGTTVDHLTETYRAHYRSLLGLAALLLDDTASCEDVVQEAFIRVHSARKRVRDPEKTLAYLRQTVVNLSRSALRRRILGLKLLSKPMPDMASAEEGAYDQLERDSLIKAMKGLQRRQREVLVLRYFADMTEAQVAETLGVSLGSVKAYGSRGIAALRKAMEATA; translated from the coding sequence GTGGCAGAGGTACTCGAACTCCCGGTGGCGCCCCTCGGCGCGGCCCTGCGGCCCCGCGGCGCCGTACGAACCCGCACCGCCGGCGCGCCCGGCGGCATGCCGGTGATCGCGCCCATGCCCGCAGCGCGGCCCGCCCGCGTCCCCGGCCAGCGTGACGGCGCCACCGCCCCCGACGGCGCCGCGACCGCGGCGACCACCGAGACCGCCGACGACACCGTGGCGGCCGGCACCACCGTCGACCACCTCACCGAGACCTACCGCGCCCACTACCGCTCCCTCCTCGGGCTCGCCGCCCTCCTCCTCGACGACACCGCCTCCTGCGAGGACGTCGTCCAGGAGGCCTTCATCCGCGTCCACTCCGCGCGCAAGCGCGTCCGCGACCCGGAGAAGACCCTCGCCTACCTGCGCCAGACGGTCGTCAACCTCTCCCGCTCCGCCCTGCGCCGCCGCATCCTCGGCCTGAAGCTGCTCTCCAAGCCGATGCCGGACATGGCCAGCGCGGAGGAGGGCGCCTACGACCAGCTGGAGCGCGACTCGCTCATCAAGGCCATGAAGGGCCTCCAGCGCCGCCAGCGCGAGGTCCTCGTGCTGCGCTACTTCGCGGACATGACCGAGGCCCAGGTCGCCGAGACCCTCGGCGTCTCCCTCGGCTCGGTCAAGGCGTACGGCTCGCGCGGGATCGCCGCCCTGCGCAAGGCCATGGAGGCGACGGCGTGA
- a CDS encoding SURF1 family protein, whose protein sequence is MYRFLLTPRWWGINVFVLLAIPFCLFMGSWQLSRFEARVDDHRDAKTQAESARTGAVRPLAELLPVDKATSGRQATATGRYGAQLLVPDRELDGKNGFYVLSLLRVDGGRALPVVRGWLPGRADAAKAPAAPAGEVTVTGALQASEQPGDDGVSGRGGLPAGQTAAISAASLVNLVPYDLYDAWITLDEASPGMTAVPAKAASGTGLDLKAFQNLGYTGEWFVFAGFVVFMWFRLLRREVEFERDARLGIVPQEPAVTGPDGAAAPDGAAAPDGAAAPDGAAAPDAVAGPSERAQDEASTPVR, encoded by the coding sequence GTGTACCGGTTTCTGCTGACGCCCCGATGGTGGGGGATCAACGTCTTCGTGCTGCTGGCCATCCCCTTCTGCCTGTTCATGGGGTCCTGGCAGCTGAGCCGGTTCGAGGCGCGGGTGGACGACCACCGTGACGCGAAGACGCAGGCCGAGTCGGCCCGTACGGGGGCCGTGCGGCCGCTGGCCGAGCTGCTGCCCGTGGACAAGGCGACCTCGGGCAGGCAGGCCACCGCCACCGGTCGCTACGGCGCCCAGTTGCTGGTGCCCGACCGGGAGCTGGACGGGAAGAACGGCTTCTACGTGCTGTCCCTGCTGCGCGTCGACGGCGGCCGGGCGCTGCCGGTCGTGCGCGGCTGGCTGCCGGGCCGGGCGGACGCGGCGAAGGCCCCGGCGGCGCCCGCCGGTGAGGTGACGGTGACGGGGGCGCTCCAGGCCTCCGAGCAGCCCGGCGACGACGGGGTGAGCGGCCGGGGCGGCCTGCCGGCCGGGCAGACGGCGGCGATCAGCGCCGCGTCCCTGGTCAACCTGGTGCCCTACGACCTGTACGACGCGTGGATCACGCTGGACGAGGCCTCGCCGGGGATGACGGCGGTGCCCGCGAAGGCGGCGTCCGGCACGGGCCTGGATCTGAAGGCGTTCCAGAACCTCGGCTACACCGGCGAGTGGTTCGTCTTCGCCGGGTTCGTGGTCTTCATGTGGTTCCGGCTGCTGCGCCGCGAGGTCGAGTTCGAGCGGGACGCCCGGCTCGGGATCGTCCCGCAGGAGCCGGCGGTCACCGGCCCGGACGGGGCCGCCGCCCCGGACGGGGCCGCCGCCCCGGACGGGGCCGCCGCCCCGGACGGGGCCGCCGCCCCGGACGCGGTCGCCGGGCCGTCGGAGCGCGCTCAGGACGAGGCCAGCACGCCCGTCCGGTAG
- a CDS encoding S9 family peptidase, whose product MTESNASAAPERYEDMPDWEKRFRAPRVSLPDWAQDAPDHSLFVSNATGTYELYAWDRATGDRRQVTDRANGTTDGVLSPDGAWIWWFDDKDGDEFGVWRRQSFTGGEDELATPGLDASYPAGLALGRDGRTAVVGRSTDEDGTTIHVTRTGEPPFELYRHRESAGVGDLSHDGRLVAVEHTEHGDAMHSALRVLHLDGTEVAELDDTRGGTVELGLEVLGFAPVDGDPRLLIGHQRRGRWEPLVWDVTTGAETDLDLDLPGDVSAEWYPDGSGLLIVHSFEARSEMFRYDLASAELERIPTPPGTVSGATARPDGSVEYLWSCAARPPVVRSTTGEVVLEPPGPKSPGSVPVQDVWVEGPGGRIHALVQKPADATGPLPTVFDIHGGPTWHDSDAFAAAPAAWVDHGYAVVRVNYRGSTGYGRAWTDALKHRVGLIELEDIEAVREWAVDSGLADPARLILTGGSWGGYLTLLGLGVQPDAWAVGIAAVPVADYVTAYHDEMEALKAMDRTLLGGTPEEVPERFEASSPLTYVDKVRAPVHISAGVNDPRCPIRQIDNYVRRLEARGAVHEVYRYDAGHGSLVVDERIKQVRLELEFAERHLPV is encoded by the coding sequence ATGACTGAGAGCAACGCGTCCGCCGCACCCGAGCGGTACGAGGACATGCCCGACTGGGAGAAGCGCTTCCGCGCGCCCCGGGTGTCGCTGCCCGACTGGGCGCAGGACGCCCCCGACCACTCCCTCTTCGTGTCGAACGCGACCGGGACGTACGAGCTGTACGCCTGGGACCGTGCCACCGGCGACCGGCGACAGGTCACCGACCGGGCCAACGGCACGACGGACGGCGTGCTCTCCCCGGACGGCGCCTGGATCTGGTGGTTCGACGACAAGGACGGCGACGAGTTCGGCGTCTGGCGCCGCCAGTCCTTCACCGGCGGCGAGGACGAACTGGCCACGCCCGGCCTGGACGCCTCCTACCCGGCGGGCCTCGCCCTCGGTCGCGACGGCCGCACGGCGGTCGTCGGCCGCTCCACCGACGAGGACGGCACCACCATCCACGTCACCCGCACCGGCGAGCCCCCCTTCGAGCTGTACCGCCACCGGGAGTCCGCCGGCGTCGGCGACCTCTCCCACGACGGGCGCCTCGTCGCCGTCGAACACACCGAGCACGGCGACGCGATGCACTCCGCGCTGCGCGTCCTGCACCTGGACGGCACCGAGGTCGCCGAACTCGACGACACCCGCGGCGGCACCGTCGAGCTGGGCCTGGAGGTGCTGGGCTTCGCCCCCGTCGACGGCGACCCCCGCCTGCTCATCGGCCACCAGCGCCGCGGCCGCTGGGAGCCCCTCGTCTGGGACGTGACGACGGGCGCCGAGACGGACCTGGACCTGGACCTGCCCGGCGACGTCAGCGCCGAGTGGTACCCGGACGGCTCCGGCCTGCTCATCGTGCACAGCTTCGAGGCCCGCAGCGAGATGTTCCGCTACGACCTGGCGAGCGCCGAGCTGGAGCGGATCCCCACCCCGCCGGGCACCGTCTCCGGGGCGACCGCCCGCCCCGACGGCAGCGTGGAGTACCTGTGGTCCTGCGCGGCCCGGCCGCCCGTGGTCCGCTCCACGACCGGCGAGGTGGTCCTCGAACCCCCCGGCCCGAAGTCGCCGGGCTCCGTCCCCGTGCAGGACGTGTGGGTGGAGGGCCCCGGCGGCCGCATCCACGCCCTCGTCCAGAAGCCCGCGGACGCCACCGGCCCGCTGCCCACCGTCTTCGACATCCACGGCGGCCCGACCTGGCACGACAGCGACGCCTTCGCGGCCGCGCCGGCGGCCTGGGTGGACCACGGCTACGCGGTGGTCCGCGTCAACTACCGCGGCTCCACCGGCTACGGCCGCGCCTGGACCGACGCGCTGAAGCACCGCGTGGGCCTCATCGAGCTGGAGGACATCGAGGCCGTCCGCGAATGGGCGGTGGACTCCGGCCTCGCCGACCCCGCCCGGCTGATCCTCACCGGCGGCTCCTGGGGCGGCTACCTCACCCTCCTCGGCCTCGGCGTCCAGCCCGACGCCTGGGCCGTGGGCATCGCCGCCGTGCCCGTCGCCGACTACGTCACGGCCTACCACGACGAGATGGAGGCCCTGAAGGCGATGGACCGCACCCTCCTCGGCGGCACCCCCGAGGAGGTCCCCGAACGCTTCGAGGCCTCCTCCCCGCTGACCTACGTCGACAAGGTGCGGGCCCCCGTCCACATCTCGGCCGGCGTGAACGACCCCCGCTGCCCCATCCGCCAGATCGACAACTACGTCCGACGCCTGGAGGCCAGAGGCGCGGTGCACGAGGTGTACCGCTACGACGCGGGCCACGGCTCACTCGTGGTCGACGAACGCATCAAGCAGGTCCGCCTGGAGCTGGAGTTCGCGGAACGGCACCTGCCGGTCTGA